From Synechococcus sp. A10-1-5-1, a single genomic window includes:
- the cobA gene encoding uroporphyrinogen-III C-methyltransferase: MTADIAGKVYLVGAGPGDPDLLTVKAHRLLSQCDALVYDSLVPREVLALVPEGAEQHFVGKRRGHHSVPQPSTNAVLVEMAKRHRCVVRLKGGDPFLFGRGGEEAAHLERHGVAVEVVPGVTAGIAAPAYVGIPVTHRRAGSSVTFVTGHEEIDKRRPGVDWRGLARSSDGLVIYMGLHNLPHICEELIAGGLEASTPAAAVQQGTVRGQKAVVSTLGGLAAAVQEAELASPSIVVIGDVVNQRVESCAPEPAMVEMPIPLKQG, from the coding sequence ATGACCGCTGACATTGCCGGCAAGGTGTATTTGGTGGGCGCGGGTCCTGGTGATCCCGACCTATTGACGGTCAAGGCCCATCGCTTGCTGAGCCAGTGCGATGCGCTCGTCTACGACTCCTTGGTGCCTCGCGAGGTGCTGGCCTTGGTGCCGGAGGGCGCTGAGCAGCACTTTGTGGGTAAGCGCCGGGGGCATCACTCCGTGCCCCAGCCCAGCACCAATGCGGTGCTCGTTGAGATGGCCAAGCGCCATCGCTGTGTCGTGCGCTTAAAGGGTGGCGATCCCTTTCTGTTTGGTCGCGGTGGTGAGGAAGCGGCCCATCTGGAGCGCCATGGTGTGGCGGTGGAGGTCGTGCCCGGAGTGACCGCTGGCATTGCCGCACCGGCCTACGTGGGGATTCCCGTGACCCATCGCCGGGCGGGTAGTTCCGTCACCTTCGTGACGGGGCATGAGGAAATCGACAAGCGACGACCCGGTGTCGATTGGCGCGGTTTGGCCCGCAGCAGTGACGGTCTGGTGATCTACATGGGACTGCACAACCTGCCCCATATCTGTGAAGAGTTGATCGCTGGTGGCTTGGAGGCGTCCACCCCTGCGGCGGCGGTGCAGCAAGGCACGGTTCGCGGTCAGAAGGCGGTGGTTTCCACCTTGGGCGGCCTAGCCGCAGCCGTTCAGGAGGCTGAGTTGGCCTCACCTTCGATCGTCGTGATTGGCGATGTCGTGAATCAACGGGTCGAGAGCTGTGCCCCCGAGCCGGCGATGGTGGAGATGCCGATTCCCCTCAAACAGGGTTGA